One window of Thermocoleostomius sinensis A174 genomic DNA carries:
- the nadC gene encoding carboxylating nicotinate-nucleotide diphosphorylase, translating to MNAVLPPALILDRLLQDWLLEDIGRGDRTTQSLFADQLKSGKAEWRCKEAGIVAGLPIAARVFQLLDHQMKFTSLVGEGQWCEAGQPIAQLEGLLDALLIGERVALNLVMRLSGIATLTHKFVETIADLPTQLVDTRKTTPGLRLLEKYATQVGGAINHRMGLDDSVMIKDNHITAAGGIANAIAQIRTRIPYPLTVEVETETLSQVQEALQHRADIIMLDNMAPDLMRQAVNLIRQTNDRIKIEASGNITLSTIRTVAETGVDYISSSAPITRSTWLDLSMKM from the coding sequence ATGAATGCTGTTCTGCCTCCTGCCTTAATTCTCGATCGGCTTTTGCAAGACTGGTTGCTGGAAGATATTGGTCGTGGCGATCGCACAACGCAGTCGTTGTTTGCTGATCAACTGAAATCAGGTAAGGCGGAGTGGAGATGCAAAGAAGCAGGGATCGTGGCAGGGTTGCCGATCGCGGCGCGGGTATTTCAACTGCTGGATCATCAAATGAAATTTACCTCGCTGGTCGGCGAAGGCCAATGGTGCGAGGCAGGTCAACCGATCGCCCAACTAGAAGGATTGCTAGATGCGTTGCTGATAGGTGAGCGGGTCGCGTTAAATTTGGTGATGCGGCTTAGCGGTATTGCCACCCTCACCCACAAATTTGTCGAGACAATTGCCGATTTGCCCACGCAACTTGTCGATACGCGCAAAACTACGCCAGGCTTGCGGCTATTAGAAAAATATGCAACCCAAGTCGGCGGAGCCATCAATCATCGCATGGGGTTGGACGATAGCGTTATGATTAAGGACAATCACATCACCGCTGCTGGTGGCATTGCCAACGCAATTGCTCAAATTCGCACCCGCATTCCCTATCCACTGACCGTCGAGGTGGAGACAGAAACTCTATCGCAGGTGCAGGAAGCGTTACAGCACAGAGCAGACATCATCATGTTGGACAATATGGCTCCAGACCTGATGCGTCAGGCGGTGAACCTCATTCGCCAAACTAACGATCGTATTAAGATTGAAGCCTCTGGTAATATCACGTTATCAACCATTCGCACCGTTGCTGAAACTGGGGTAGATTAC
- a CDS encoding UDP-N-acetylmuramoyl-L-alanyl-D-glutamate--2,6-diaminopimelate ligase, with translation MKLRDLLSTLPGSPALPNHPALEAEVRGLATNSHACQPGDLFIGMPGTRVDGGEFWSSAIAAGAIAAVVSPTAAQKPAPSSSLQDSCLIPVTDMTQACAQLAAAFYNYPTQKLKLVGVTGTNGKTTTTHLIEFLLNHAQQPTALMGTLYTRWAGYQQTALHTTPFAVELQKQFAEAVAAGCQYAVMEVSSHALAQGRVMGCPFEIAVFTNLTQDHLDYHKDMEDYFQAKALLFNPNYLKGRALVNLDDPYGQRLIAQLPIDQVWSYSVQNESADLWTSNLVYESDGVHGILHTPKGEIAFQSPLVGQFNIANLLAAVGAVLSLGLPLEPIVQALPAFTGVPGRMERVQITPNQDISVIVDYAHTPDSLENSLRAARPFISGRLICVFGCGGDRDRTKRPKMGAIAAALSNWAVVTSDNPRTEDPERILQDILAGIPETTNPTVICDRAEAIRVAILQAQPGDGVLIAGKGHEDYQILGTEKVHFDDREQARAALEKRMKDKG, from the coding sequence ATGAAACTAAGAGATTTATTATCAACTTTACCCGGCTCACCCGCCTTGCCTAACCATCCAGCCTTAGAGGCAGAGGTGCGAGGACTAGCGACGAATTCTCATGCTTGCCAGCCTGGAGACTTGTTTATTGGAATGCCGGGAACACGGGTAGATGGTGGAGAATTTTGGTCGAGTGCGATCGCTGCTGGGGCCATTGCCGCCGTTGTTTCGCCGACTGCCGCCCAAAAGCCAGCCCCCTCCTCAAGTTTGCAAGACTCTTGCCTAATTCCTGTTACCGATATGACCCAGGCTTGTGCCCAACTAGCCGCTGCGTTTTATAACTATCCTACCCAAAAGCTCAAGCTCGTTGGCGTCACGGGAACTAACGGCAAAACAACAACAACACATTTAATTGAATTTCTGCTCAATCACGCCCAACAGCCTACTGCCCTAATGGGAACTCTCTACACTCGATGGGCAGGGTATCAGCAGACAGCATTGCACACCACCCCCTTTGCTGTAGAGTTACAAAAACAATTTGCTGAAGCAGTGGCAGCCGGCTGTCAGTATGCTGTGATGGAAGTTAGTTCCCATGCCCTAGCGCAAGGTCGGGTTATGGGCTGCCCGTTTGAAATAGCCGTATTCACCAATCTTACCCAAGATCATCTGGACTATCACAAAGACATGGAAGACTACTTCCAGGCGAAGGCGCTATTGTTTAACCCGAATTATCTAAAGGGACGAGCCCTTGTCAACTTGGATGATCCTTACGGCCAGCGGCTCATTGCGCAACTGCCGATCGATCAAGTTTGGTCTTACAGTGTTCAAAATGAGTCCGCTGATCTGTGGACAAGCAACCTAGTTTATGAATCCGACGGGGTTCACGGTATTCTGCACACGCCCAAGGGGGAGATTGCCTTTCAGTCACCGCTGGTCGGACAGTTCAACATTGCCAACTTGTTAGCCGCCGTTGGGGCTGTCCTAAGTTTAGGCTTACCACTCGAGCCGATCGTTCAAGCCCTACCTGCCTTTACAGGTGTTCCTGGTCGCATGGAGCGGGTGCAAATCACTCCTAATCAAGACATCAGTGTAATTGTCGATTATGCCCATACCCCCGATAGCTTAGAAAACTCACTGCGAGCCGCCCGACCGTTCATTTCCGGTCGCCTCATCTGCGTATTTGGCTGTGGTGGCGATCGCGATCGCACCAAGCGTCCCAAAATGGGAGCCATTGCGGCCGCCCTGTCTAATTGGGCAGTTGTCACCTCCGATAACCCCCGCACCGAAGACCCCGAACGGATTTTGCAAGATATTCTCGCAGGCATCCCCGAAACTACCAACCCTACTGTCATTTGCGATCGGGCAGAAGCCATCCGCGTTGCCATTCTACAAGCCCAACCCGGAGACGGTGTGCTAATTGCGGGCAAAGGGCATGAAGACTACCAGATTTTGGGCACTGAAAAGGTTCACTTTGACGATCGAGAACAAGCTCGTGCCGCCCTTGAAAAGAGAATGAAGGATAAAGGATAA
- a CDS encoding response regulator transcription factor produces the protein MSTSSGSSIRVLIVEDDPMMQLGLEQSLSTAPGITVVGQADDGYRAVEEAKRLKPDVVVMDIGLPRLDGIAATQQIKAAIPEIHVVMLTSHTTENEVIGALSSGADAYCVKGTTVDRLLTAIEAAGEGASYLDPLVARQVMDHLKPATTTEPSIVGQLSQRELEVLKLMVEGLSNPEIAAALYLSPNTVKTHVRGIMNKLAVDDRVQAAVVALRAGLV, from the coding sequence ATGTCAACTTCTTCTGGATCTTCGATTCGGGTCTTAATTGTTGAAGATGACCCAATGATGCAATTGGGCTTGGAGCAGTCCTTATCAACCGCTCCGGGTATTACTGTAGTAGGACAGGCGGATGATGGGTATAGGGCAGTAGAAGAGGCAAAGCGACTGAAACCGGATGTGGTAGTAATGGATATCGGACTACCGCGGTTGGATGGAATTGCTGCCACTCAGCAAATCAAAGCGGCTATTCCAGAGATTCATGTGGTGATGTTGACTTCGCACACCACCGAAAACGAGGTAATTGGGGCCTTGTCTAGCGGGGCAGACGCATACTGCGTTAAGGGCACAACAGTCGATCGCTTACTAACTGCCATTGAAGCCGCTGGCGAAGGAGCTAGCTACCTAGATCCACTCGTAGCACGTCAGGTCATGGATCACCTGAAGCCTGCTACCACGACTGAACCCAGCATTGTAGGACAGCTATCGCAACGGGAGCTAGAAGTGCTGAAACTGATGGTAGAGGGACTCAGCAATCCCGAAATTGCGGCTGCACTTTATCTCAGTCCCAATACCGTAAAGACGCATGTTCGGGGCATTATGAATAAACTGGCTGTGGACGATCGAGTGCAAGCAGCAGTCGTGGCTCTGCGAGCGGGACTTGTGTAG
- a CDS encoding PadR family transcriptional regulator: protein MTTFEDIYQFFRNPPPFYLNKELAVCYVLAVLLHRDSYGTELINLLEHEYPNYRLSDTVLYSALKFLEDANAITGYWKKVEGRGRPRRMYQICPDWYQQAQELARLWYGYVGRSEPIQVSSHR from the coding sequence ATGACTACTTTTGAGGACATTTATCAGTTTTTTCGTAATCCTCCTCCGTTCTATCTTAATAAGGAATTAGCCGTTTGCTACGTGCTGGCGGTCCTGTTACACCGAGATTCCTACGGAACGGAACTGATTAATTTGTTAGAGCACGAATACCCAAACTATCGGCTCTCGGATACGGTGCTCTATAGTGCTCTGAAGTTTCTAGAGGATGCTAATGCCATTACAGGCTATTGGAAGAAAGTTGAGGGCCGAGGACGCCCGCGTCGCATGTATCAAATTTGTCCAGATTGGTATCAACAAGCGCAGGAATTGGCTCGGCTTTGGTATGGCTATGTGGGGCGCTCGGAACCTATTCAAGTATCTTCTCATCGCTAA
- a CDS encoding cofactor assembly of complex C subunit B produces the protein MQNSVLLSTALLTLLLSIGLFFFIRASTKDRTQISRFVTEQRAEPLFEQLQQYFTRRAYRLTDVDAARNQITFEGLVRPSAFLAVFLTLLAAIGIFCLSLVLSLLFPKAASLFPLLVLFAPIAGIFYWQKAGRSEQVLLRVETLETTETNPQSLLTVTAHRDELAEMRRLLGFKELEEDAIG, from the coding sequence ATGCAAAACTCAGTTCTTTTATCTACTGCCCTACTGACATTACTATTGTCAATCGGGCTGTTTTTCTTTATTCGTGCCTCCACCAAAGATCGGACTCAAATAAGCAGGTTCGTGACTGAACAACGGGCAGAACCCCTGTTTGAGCAGCTTCAACAGTACTTTACGAGACGCGCTTACCGACTCACAGATGTTGATGCGGCTCGAAATCAAATTACATTTGAGGGATTGGTTCGACCTAGCGCTTTTTTGGCAGTTTTTCTGACCCTTCTAGCGGCGATCGGGATTTTTTGCCTATCGCTAGTATTGTCGCTGTTGTTTCCTAAAGCGGCCTCGTTGTTTCCGCTGCTTGTGTTGTTTGCACCGATTGCTGGTATTTTCTACTGGCAAAAGGCTGGACGATCAGAACAAGTACTGCTGCGCGTAGAAACCTTAGAAACCACTGAAACTAATCCACAAAGTCTTCTCACCGTGACTGCCCACCGGGATGAACTGGCAGAAATGCGACGACTATTGGGGTTTAAGGAACTGGAAGAAGATGCGATCGGGTAA
- a CDS encoding thiolase family protein produces MIHQQRQEALIVAARRTPIGRVGRSLRTLPVDALMAPVLQAVLADVGLIPDQVDEVILGNAIGPGGNPARLALLTAGFPVQIPGVTIDRQCGSGLEAINLAARLIQAGAADVIIAGGMESVSTAPWRIEKPQSLYELPRFAHRARFAPDGLGDPEMGVSAETVAQKFGISRDRQDQFALNSHLKAIASIQSGRFQLEIVPVAISSTTVVDRDECPRANLTLERLAKLRSAFVEQGTVTVGNTCPINDGAAAVLMVSQSMFEKLELTQGLRVVDAAAVGVDPTVLGIAPVAAIQALLKRQSHQITLEQIDRVEFNEAFAAQVLASLDALEIPEDKVNVGGGAIALGHPYGASGAILMTRLFTEIVHFSALPILPILPRAPRLGLATLGIAGGLGIATLVERYQAS; encoded by the coding sequence GTGATACATCAGCAGAGACAAGAAGCATTGATTGTAGCGGCTCGTCGTACTCCGATCGGGCGGGTGGGGCGATCGCTGCGTACTTTGCCCGTAGACGCTTTGATGGCTCCTGTTTTGCAGGCAGTGTTAGCAGATGTGGGGCTAATTCCCGATCAAGTAGATGAAGTGATTTTGGGCAATGCCATTGGCCCAGGGGGAAACCCCGCTCGCTTGGCTCTCCTGACTGCTGGGTTTCCGGTGCAAATTCCCGGAGTCACAATCGATCGCCAGTGTGGTTCTGGGCTAGAAGCCATTAATCTAGCAGCACGGTTGATTCAAGCTGGAGCCGCAGACGTGATCATTGCGGGCGGGATGGAAAGCGTCAGTACAGCCCCTTGGCGTATTGAAAAACCTCAATCGCTGTATGAACTGCCGCGTTTTGCGCATCGGGCCCGATTTGCACCGGATGGATTGGGCGATCCAGAGATGGGAGTGTCCGCCGAGACCGTAGCCCAGAAATTTGGTATTAGCCGCGATCGCCAGGATCAATTTGCCTTGAATAGCCACCTCAAGGCCATTGCTTCAATCCAGTCTGGACGCTTTCAATTAGAGATTGTGCCTGTTGCCATTTCCAGTACCACGGTCGTAGACCGCGATGAATGTCCCCGTGCGAACTTGACCCTAGAACGGCTAGCAAAACTGCGATCGGCGTTTGTAGAACAAGGTACGGTTACTGTAGGAAACACCTGTCCAATTAACGATGGAGCAGCGGCAGTATTGATGGTGTCTCAGTCAATGTTTGAAAAACTGGAGTTAACTCAAGGGTTACGAGTGGTCGATGCGGCCGCGGTGGGCGTCGATCCAACGGTATTGGGTATTGCTCCGGTTGCAGCCATTCAAGCTCTACTAAAGCGTCAGTCCCACCAGATCACACTCGAGCAAATCGATCGTGTAGAGTTTAATGAAGCCTTCGCCGCCCAGGTGTTAGCTAGTTTAGATGCGTTAGAAATTCCTGAAGACAAAGTGAATGTGGGCGGTGGGGCCATTGCCTTGGGGCATCCCTATGGCGCATCGGGTGCAATTTTGATGACGCGATTGTTCACCGAAATCGTGCACTTTTCTGCCCTGCCAATCCTGCCAATCCTGCCCAGAGCGCCTCGTTTGGGTTTAGCCACATTGGGGATTGCTGGCGGGTTGGGCATTGCCACGCTGGTCGAGCGCTATCAAGCGTCATAA
- a CDS encoding AMP-binding protein produces the protein MTLIADEFIQQAQQRPHHAAICIRSSRSTQTCSYGALLTAAQQVAGAIRHHCCHPSPLVGLWLTNRLEFLEIFLGVALAGGVALVFDPQWSIDILQQVCQESLDWLFVDATLEAKLATAIDSLPCAETIMVPAGQGAVQRGNYVDWRHSWRQELFTASPISSVCSDTDPFYIGFTSGTTGTPKGVVRSHRSWVQSFAASRVEFGITKNDRLLIPGSLIHSLSLYAVLEGLNAGATVTVLPKFSAKTVLDGLHTDAITTLVAVPTLLKTITKAAQTQTKIYPSLQRVIAGGSKLDTTLRSELPIVFPKAEILEYLGASELSFITVASSHNPVPPQSVGRPFHGVALSIQRTDGSGEAAIGEMGWISVKSAMLCSGYWQAETSSGFRIVNGWATVGDWGWRDADGYLYLVGREQDMVITSGLNVYPLEVEKALQGLPEVEEAVVWGLADADRGQVLCAAIRWAPDWSDRPLTRLQLQQRLQPQLPASKFPRHVITVDQFPLTTSGKINRVALKETLARITGSLEVQD, from the coding sequence ATGACGTTGATTGCAGATGAATTTATTCAACAAGCACAACAGCGCCCACATCATGCCGCTATTTGTATTCGATCATCCCGATCGACGCAAACATGCAGTTATGGAGCATTGCTGACAGCCGCTCAGCAGGTCGCTGGTGCTATCAGACATCATTGTTGCCATCCCTCGCCGCTGGTTGGTCTATGGTTGACGAACCGCTTAGAGTTTCTAGAAATTTTTTTGGGCGTGGCCTTGGCGGGTGGGGTCGCGTTGGTGTTTGATCCGCAATGGTCAATTGACATCCTACAGCAGGTATGCCAAGAGTCGCTCGATTGGCTATTTGTGGATGCAACCCTAGAAGCAAAGCTAGCAACTGCCATTGATTCCCTGCCTTGTGCTGAAACAATCATGGTTCCCGCTGGGCAAGGCGCAGTCCAGCGGGGCAACTATGTGGATTGGCGACATTCATGGAGGCAAGAGCTTTTTACCGCCTCCCCAATCTCATCGGTTTGTTCAGATACAGACCCTTTTTACATTGGCTTTACCTCTGGTACAACTGGCACACCTAAAGGCGTCGTGCGCAGTCACCGATCGTGGGTGCAGAGTTTTGCTGCTAGCCGAGTTGAATTTGGAATCACAAAGAACGATCGCCTGCTGATACCTGGCTCGCTGATACATAGCTTGTCTCTGTATGCGGTGCTTGAAGGGCTAAATGCAGGGGCAACGGTGACGGTGTTGCCTAAATTCAGCGCTAAAACGGTATTGGATGGTTTGCATACTGATGCCATCACAACGTTAGTGGCAGTGCCAACGCTGTTGAAGACGATCACCAAAGCAGCCCAGACTCAAACCAAAATCTATCCATCACTTCAGCGAGTAATTGCCGGTGGCTCCAAACTAGACACGACCCTACGCAGCGAGCTACCGATCGTCTTTCCCAAGGCTGAAATTCTGGAATACTTAGGTGCGAGCGAACTTAGCTTTATTACGGTGGCGTCTTCCCATAACCCGGTTCCACCCCAGTCTGTAGGACGACCATTCCATGGTGTGGCATTGTCAATTCAGCGCACAGATGGCTCTGGAGAAGCGGCGATCGGAGAAATGGGATGGATTAGTGTCAAAAGCGCTATGCTCTGTTCTGGATATTGGCAGGCTGAAACAAGCAGCGGGTTTCGCATTGTCAACGGCTGGGCAACGGTTGGGGATTGGGGTTGGCGTGATGCTGACGGCTATCTGTATCTGGTGGGACGAGAACAAGATATGGTGATCACAAGTGGACTGAATGTTTATCCTTTGGAAGTTGAGAAAGCGCTGCAAGGTTTACCCGAAGTCGAGGAAGCCGTGGTCTGGGGGCTAGCCGATGCCGATCGAGGACAAGTGCTTTGCGCCGCCATTCGCTGGGCCCCTGATTGGAGCGATCGTCCCTTGACACGATTACAGTTACAACAGCGGCTTCAGCCTCAACTACCAGCAAGCAAATTCCCACGCCACGTGATCACCGTCGATCAATTTCCACTAACTACAAGTGGCAAAATCAACCGAGTTGCCCTAAAAGAAACTCTGGCTCGTATAACAGGCTCGCTTGAGGTGCAAGATTAG
- a CDS encoding biotin transporter BioY: MNNRDLVYIALFAALTIVFGLIPAIPLSFIPVPITARSLGVMLSGSLLGAKRGGLAMMLFLLLIAIGIPQASGGSGLAVFLGPRGGFLLGFPLGAFTIGWLTERFWRQLSLSNAMLANAIGGIAVVYAIGLPWLAVLAGRETALSAVAFLPGDLIKVGIASLVAVIVKRSYPLISAR; encoded by the coding sequence ATGAACAACCGTGATCTAGTTTATATTGCTCTTTTTGCGGCTCTGACCATTGTTTTCGGGTTAATTCCAGCAATTCCCCTATCATTCATTCCAGTTCCGATTACAGCCCGATCGCTGGGTGTCATGCTGTCCGGGTCGCTATTGGGAGCCAAACGAGGTGGGTTGGCCATGATGCTGTTTTTGCTGTTAATTGCCATTGGCATTCCCCAAGCTTCCGGAGGCAGTGGCTTGGCGGTGTTTTTGGGCCCCAGAGGCGGGTTTTTGCTTGGATTTCCCTTGGGAGCTTTTACAATCGGCTGGCTCACAGAGCGGTTCTGGCGGCAGTTGAGCCTGAGTAATGCCATGTTGGCAAATGCCATTGGCGGCATTGCCGTGGTGTATGCGATCGGATTACCGTGGTTAGCTGTATTAGCAGGTCGTGAAACCGCCCTGTCTGCCGTAGCGTTTTTGCCAGGTGACTTGATCAAAGTTGGGATTGCGTCCCTAGTGGCGGTGATAGTAAAGCGATCGTATCCTCTAATTTCAGCGCGCTAG
- a CDS encoding ABC transporter substrate-binding protein, producing MVIAFIANSLVLISCVPQINAPLLRVGIPKWIGFTPFQLAEELQYYQDTSIRLLEYPSGPDLIQAFRNGEVEVMGTTMGTSMLLSEADPTLKVILVTDSSHGADVILSKPSIASLKDLAGQRIGLEASEVAAFMLNRALERVGLSVNDVQLVLLSLSEQETAFEQGKVDALVTYDPTRSHLLALGAKQLFDSSQIPGEIVDVIIARDTVLSRQQRSVQSLVNGWFKAHRYFQQRPKAAASRIAPLQNLSSEEYLNSLKGLQFPNLAKNQQLLGNPNSTLIKGAKQLSEIMQRQNLLKTSVDPASLIDDRFVKNLKL from the coding sequence GTGGTCATCGCCTTTATTGCGAATTCGCTCGTACTAATCAGTTGTGTTCCGCAGATCAATGCACCGCTGCTGCGCGTAGGCATTCCGAAGTGGATTGGATTTACGCCGTTTCAGCTAGCTGAAGAACTACAGTACTATCAAGACACCTCAATTCGTTTATTGGAATATCCATCTGGACCAGACCTCATTCAAGCATTTCGCAATGGTGAAGTGGAAGTAATGGGTACCACAATGGGGACATCCATGTTGCTGTCCGAGGCCGATCCAACATTGAAGGTGATTTTAGTAACCGACAGTTCACATGGAGCTGATGTCATCCTCTCTAAACCGTCGATCGCCTCACTCAAAGATTTAGCCGGACAACGGATTGGGCTAGAAGCCTCAGAAGTAGCCGCCTTTATGTTGAACCGTGCTCTAGAACGAGTGGGGCTTTCTGTCAATGATGTGCAGCTTGTGCTGCTTTCGCTATCAGAACAAGAAACTGCTTTTGAGCAAGGCAAGGTAGATGCTCTTGTTACATACGATCCAACTCGATCGCATCTACTGGCGCTCGGAGCTAAGCAATTATTTGACAGTAGCCAAATTCCAGGAGAGATTGTGGATGTAATCATTGCGCGTGACACAGTATTATCTCGCCAGCAGCGTTCGGTTCAATCGCTGGTGAATGGCTGGTTCAAAGCCCATCGCTATTTTCAACAGCGGCCCAAAGCAGCCGCCAGTCGAATTGCTCCATTGCAAAATCTCTCCTCTGAAGAGTACCTAAATTCGCTAAAAGGGCTTCAATTCCCAAATCTTGCTAAAAATCAGCAACTATTGGGCAACCCTAACTCCACGCTGATTAAAGGCGCTAAACAACTGAGCGAAATTATGCAGCGTCAGAATCTATTGAAGACTTCCGTTGACCCAGCCAGCCTGATTGACGATCGGTTTGTTAAAAATCTGAAGCTGTAG
- a CDS encoding sensor histidine kinase, whose product MLVFPIKRAWKISSIAKRFPPPLRYSIPTTLLILGSLLGIYSFQREIALANLRNEEKAIDYVRFIGDRTSGILAYLYRQSGGTGTDLVISQLQDETFLNVAVVLDETDQVIISTQRKFYKLFLSETTIEIDPGVVQSVRQTLIGQVNLSRDRKSVQALYPVVFPPAPGEILSSRVGVLFLEYNQLSALQYQAWKDALQRSIEFILFLGLCCIGIWYFFDKVLTLRARRLVEASNRFSEGDLSVRARLSGSDELAKISAAFDRMAGLIQRNTEALQSSQISLGEAHAASLRQAEQLSQTLKELQTTQTQLIQTEKMSSLGQLVAGIAHEINNPVNFIHGNLFPISEYIQNLLALVSLYQQEFTQSSPAIDQFIETIDLDFIAEDLPKTLISMRSGTERIRQIVLTLRNFSRLDESDIKAVDIHEGIDSTLVILQHRFKPRHDKAEIEVIKHYGKLPKVECFVGQINQVFMNILNNSIDALEEHEWTKDEAPKIQICTRLKDSNWIAIHISDNGPGIPEEIQQRLFDPFFTTKPIGKGTGLGMSISYQIVVDKHHGSLQCFSTPNQGAEFVIEIPVCYSRLQSPDSTIASSVVLT is encoded by the coding sequence ATGCTTGTATTTCCGATCAAACGCGCGTGGAAGATTTCATCGATTGCGAAGCGGTTCCCGCCCCCCCTGCGCTATTCCATTCCCACAACGTTGTTGATATTAGGAAGTTTGTTAGGTATTTACTCGTTTCAACGAGAAATCGCTTTAGCAAACTTGCGCAACGAAGAAAAAGCAATTGATTATGTTCGCTTCATTGGCGATCGCACCTCTGGAATTTTGGCTTATCTCTATCGTCAATCTGGTGGTACTGGCACGGATTTGGTGATTAGTCAACTACAAGACGAAACGTTTCTCAACGTGGCAGTTGTGTTGGATGAAACTGACCAGGTTATTATTTCAACGCAACGAAAATTCTACAAGTTGTTCCTGTCTGAAACCACGATTGAAATTGATCCAGGTGTGGTGCAGTCGGTACGGCAAACCCTGATTGGACAAGTCAACCTATCTCGCGATCGAAAATCAGTTCAAGCTCTCTACCCTGTGGTGTTTCCTCCTGCCCCCGGAGAAATTCTATCGTCGCGTGTTGGGGTTTTATTTTTAGAATACAATCAACTATCTGCGTTACAGTATCAAGCGTGGAAAGATGCCTTACAGCGATCGATTGAGTTCATTTTGTTTTTAGGACTGTGCTGTATCGGCATTTGGTATTTCTTTGACAAGGTGCTGACCCTAAGGGCGAGACGTTTGGTGGAAGCCAGTAATCGCTTTTCTGAGGGAGATTTGAGCGTTCGTGCTAGATTGTCGGGGTCAGATGAACTCGCTAAAATTTCGGCAGCGTTCGATCGAATGGCAGGTCTGATTCAACGCAATACAGAAGCGCTGCAAAGCAGCCAAATTAGCTTAGGAGAGGCCCATGCAGCATCCCTGCGCCAAGCTGAGCAACTGAGCCAAACGCTGAAAGAATTGCAAACTACCCAAACTCAACTCATCCAGACTGAGAAAATGTCAAGCTTAGGACAGCTTGTGGCAGGTATCGCCCATGAAATTAATAATCCGGTTAACTTTATTCATGGCAATCTGTTTCCCATATCGGAGTATATTCAGAATCTGTTGGCACTTGTGTCCTTGTATCAACAAGAATTCACTCAATCTAGCCCAGCTATTGACCAATTCATCGAGACAATCGATCTAGATTTTATTGCTGAAGACTTGCCAAAAACTTTGATATCGATGCGATCGGGAACTGAAAGAATTCGCCAGATTGTTCTGACTCTACGAAATTTTTCTCGATTAGATGAATCTGATATTAAAGCTGTAGATATTCACGAAGGAATCGATAGCACTTTGGTGATTCTGCAACATCGATTCAAGCCAAGACACGATAAAGCAGAAATTGAGGTCATTAAACACTATGGAAAGTTACCCAAGGTTGAATGCTTTGTGGGTCAAATCAATCAAGTATTTATGAATATTCTGAACAATTCGATCGATGCATTGGAAGAGCACGAGTGGACGAAGGATGAAGCCCCGAAAATTCAGATTTGTACTCGATTGAAAGACTCGAATTGGATAGCAATTCATATTTCAGATAATGGGCCTGGCATTCCAGAAGAAATACAACAACGATTGTTCGATCCGTTTTTTACAACGAAACCCATTGGCAAAGGAACCGGGCTAGGGATGTCAATCAGCTACCAAATTGTAGTCGATAAACATCACGGCTCGTTGCAATGCTTCTCGACTCCAAACCAAGGAGCCGAATTCGTGATTGAAATTCCTGTGTGTTACTCACGGTTGCAATCCCCTGATTCAACCATTGCTTCATCAGTTGTCCTAACGTAA